A part of Oceanidesulfovibrio indonesiensis genomic DNA contains:
- a CDS encoding endonuclease/exonuclease/phosphatase family protein, producing MRVASYNVHGFRGRDGRWNMERIAEVIRELDAHVVGLQEVVCKRDCPRTMQFGDPRSVLADLAGLTGHHAITGINMATGRSPCCNALLVKTLPRDVTALDISLHEREPREVVSAVLGTAANNVRVATVHVGLGFGERLGQIRHLVELVEQWGNERTVILGDFNEWNPLSRSAWRISRKLGAPPCGMTFPAHFPLLPLDRLGVTPDLRLWNAHAHRSRLAREASDHLPVVGDVMPAQEPGSDGAS from the coding sequence ATGCGTGTGGCGAGTTACAACGTCCACGGCTTCCGCGGCAGGGATGGGCGCTGGAACATGGAGCGAATCGCCGAGGTGATACGCGAGCTGGACGCACACGTGGTAGGTTTGCAGGAGGTCGTCTGCAAAAGGGACTGCCCCAGGACCATGCAGTTCGGCGATCCCCGCAGCGTACTTGCCGATCTTGCAGGACTCACAGGTCATCACGCCATCACGGGCATCAACATGGCGACGGGACGCAGCCCATGCTGCAATGCCTTGTTGGTAAAGACGCTGCCGCGGGACGTAACCGCCCTGGACATCTCTCTGCACGAGCGCGAACCACGCGAGGTTGTCAGCGCCGTGCTTGGCACGGCGGCGAACAACGTGCGCGTGGCCACGGTGCATGTAGGCCTGGGATTCGGAGAACGTCTCGGCCAGATTCGGCATCTGGTGGAGCTGGTGGAACAATGGGGCAACGAGCGGACCGTCATCCTCGGTGATTTCAACGAATGGAACCCGTTGAGCCGTTCGGCATGGCGGATATCCAGAAAGCTGGGGGCACCGCCCTGCGGCATGACGTTTCCGGCGCATTTCCCCTTGCTGCCGCTGGATCGTCTGGGCGTGACGCCTGATCTGCGGCTGTGGAACGCGCATGCGCATCGTTCACGACTGGCGCGGGAAGCCTCGGACCATCTGCCCGTGGTGGGGGACGTAATGCCTGCGCAGGAGCCCGGGAGCGACGGGGCCAGTTGA
- a CDS encoding NAD+ synthase, which produces MKIALLQMNLMVGDIAGNRKKITEYVREAAARGADLCVTSELAICGYPPRDLLLQEDFVERCLDEIHAMAQDLAGAPPVLVGTPSLRQANTGKPLSNSVALCRGGKIEALFHKSLLPNYDVFDERRYFEPSPRQDRFECAGRRVGVTVCEDIWNDPDFWPHPMYAEDPIKAFEAKSVDCLVNLSASPFSMRKQIFRQNMVASLARKYETPIVFANQVGGNDDLVFDGRSFAVSADGGIIDRAPGFKESILLVAPEAPANPKIPTDDLGREAEAWKALCLGLADYTAKCGFSSVLLGLSGGIDSSLTAAIAVEALGPENVLGVLMPSPYTSEASVDDALALANNLGMRTATLPIEPLMHDFDATLEPALGEYKSHLTRENIQARIRGNLLMAISNDRRAMLLATGNKSELSVGYCTIYGDMNGGFAVLSDVPKTLVFRLSEWLNEFRGREIIPGNVLTKAPSAELAPNQKDQDSLPPYEQLDRILERYVELRQSVETIAAHGAVEGYDRATVERVARLVKISEFKRRQAAPGIKITDRAFGTGWRMPLAARW; this is translated from the coding sequence ATGAAAATCGCCCTTCTCCAGATGAATCTCATGGTCGGCGACATTGCCGGCAACCGAAAAAAGATCACCGAGTACGTTCGCGAAGCGGCCGCCAGGGGTGCCGACCTCTGCGTCACGTCCGAGCTTGCCATTTGCGGCTACCCGCCGCGCGATCTTTTGTTGCAGGAAGATTTTGTGGAGCGCTGTCTGGACGAGATCCACGCCATGGCCCAGGATCTTGCCGGTGCGCCCCCCGTGCTCGTAGGCACCCCTTCCCTGCGGCAGGCAAATACGGGCAAGCCCCTGTCCAACTCAGTTGCTCTCTGCCGAGGCGGAAAGATCGAGGCCCTGTTCCACAAGAGCCTGCTGCCAAACTACGACGTCTTTGACGAACGCCGCTACTTCGAACCCTCGCCCAGGCAGGACCGTTTCGAATGCGCCGGTCGGCGCGTGGGCGTCACGGTATGCGAGGACATCTGGAATGACCCGGATTTCTGGCCGCACCCCATGTACGCCGAAGACCCCATCAAGGCGTTCGAGGCTAAAAGCGTGGACTGCCTGGTGAACCTCTCGGCCTCTCCGTTCTCCATGCGCAAGCAGATATTCCGGCAGAATATGGTGGCGAGCCTGGCCCGCAAGTACGAGACGCCCATCGTCTTCGCCAACCAGGTGGGCGGCAACGACGACCTCGTCTTCGACGGCCGCAGTTTTGCCGTAAGCGCAGATGGCGGCATCATCGACCGCGCGCCCGGTTTCAAAGAATCGATCCTTCTGGTGGCCCCCGAAGCCCCGGCCAATCCGAAAATCCCCACGGACGATCTGGGACGCGAGGCCGAGGCATGGAAAGCCCTCTGCCTGGGGCTGGCGGACTACACAGCCAAGTGCGGGTTCTCCTCCGTGCTGCTCGGCCTGTCCGGCGGCATCGACTCCTCGCTAACAGCAGCCATAGCCGTAGAGGCGCTGGGACCGGAAAACGTGCTCGGCGTGCTCATGCCCTCGCCCTACACGAGCGAGGCGAGCGTGGACGACGCCCTGGCCCTGGCAAACAACCTCGGCATGCGAACCGCGACCCTGCCCATCGAGCCGCTCATGCACGATTTCGACGCGACTCTCGAACCGGCCCTGGGCGAGTACAAATCCCATCTCACACGCGAGAACATCCAGGCGCGCATCCGGGGCAACCTGCTCATGGCCATCTCCAACGACCGCCGAGCCATGCTGCTGGCCACTGGCAACAAGTCCGAGCTCTCCGTGGGCTACTGCACCATCTACGGCGACATGAACGGCGGCTTCGCAGTGCTCTCGGACGTGCCGAAGACCCTCGTTTTCCGCCTCTCGGAATGGCTCAACGAGTTCCGCGGTCGGGAGATCATCCCTGGCAACGTCCTGACCAAGGCGCCATCTGCCGAGTTGGCTCCGAACCAGAAGGACCAGGATTCCCTGCCGCCCTACGAGCAGTTGGATCGGATTCTCGAACGGTACGTGGAGCTGCGCCAATCCGTGGAGACCATTGCCGCGCACGGTGCGGTGGAAGGCTACGACCGCGCAACTGTGGAGCGCGTTGCCCGGCTCGTTAAGATATCGGAATTCAAGCGCCGTCAGGCCGCGCCGGGCATCAAGATAACGGACCGCGCCTTCGGCACGGGCTGGCGCATGCCGCTGGCCGCCAGGTGGTAG
- a CDS encoding VTT domain-containing protein has product MNGAFYWQKVRSDRLAFLQNGAAYFPAFVEAVRKAKRAVYIAGWDVDSRVVLTGMGSKHPLRLGEFLDQVAAERPELNIYLLVWDFSILFVAEREPAPIISLGWKRHVRVHYHADGEHPFGASHHQKFVVVDDTLCFAGGMDLAVRRWDRAEHYPDDPERLDPQGEPYDPYHDVHAVFDGEGGAVLGDYFRQRWLRATGKRLEKPDQEIRGPGEDLWPESVPPLCRDVDVYLARTEPRHKGFPEIREVEAMVLETIRRAKKHLYIENQYFSSASVREALVERLREDDCPEILIVLPKKSGSWLARKSMDALRAKTLKDLYEADVNGRLLVCYPACPNGKSTYVHAKLMIADDEFVTVGSANLANRSMGLDTELNIAIEAGSADNAAHIRKCIASFRASLLGEFLHMDSPDVQTYWNEHPSFNLVAGSLGRDGYSLQPVEYDETLAASLEKLNGEDRILDPERPVSLSRMLDLFLAEERRSESREHRKLILKAATMILLVIAGVVVWKFSGLGDDISAESLAGLGGELHDKVWALPVLIGIYSIGGVLMAPITVLIVATALIFSPFLAAVYSMAGCLANAAVTYGLGLMLGSRFVRKLAGKRINELSRRLAHSGVLTVALVRNLPIAPFSVVNMVAGASHIRFWDYLLGTFLGMLPGVIALTVFSGSIINAFREPTWWSVAVPVAAISVFVLFLRLLRKRSGGQEGGESNGDPEETEGRKTS; this is encoded by the coding sequence ATGAACGGAGCGTTCTACTGGCAAAAGGTTCGCAGCGACCGTCTGGCCTTTTTGCAGAACGGAGCCGCGTATTTTCCTGCGTTCGTGGAGGCCGTCCGCAAGGCAAAGCGCGCGGTCTATATCGCCGGCTGGGATGTGGACAGCCGCGTAGTCCTGACGGGCATGGGATCGAAGCACCCTTTGCGGCTCGGCGAATTTCTGGATCAGGTCGCGGCGGAGCGTCCGGAGCTCAACATCTATCTGCTGGTCTGGGACTTCTCGATCCTCTTCGTGGCGGAACGTGAGCCGGCGCCTATCATATCCCTGGGGTGGAAGCGTCATGTGCGAGTGCACTACCATGCGGACGGCGAGCATCCCTTCGGCGCCTCCCATCACCAGAAGTTTGTAGTTGTGGACGACACCCTATGCTTCGCAGGCGGCATGGACCTGGCTGTCAGGCGCTGGGATCGGGCCGAACACTATCCGGACGATCCGGAACGCCTCGATCCCCAGGGCGAGCCCTACGACCCATATCACGACGTGCATGCCGTGTTCGACGGCGAGGGCGGCGCAGTGCTGGGCGATTATTTCCGGCAGCGCTGGTTGCGTGCTACGGGTAAGCGACTCGAAAAACCGGACCAGGAAATTCGCGGACCGGGAGAGGACCTCTGGCCTGAAAGCGTGCCGCCGTTGTGCCGGGACGTGGATGTCTACCTGGCGCGAACCGAGCCTCGGCACAAGGGCTTTCCAGAAATCCGCGAAGTGGAAGCCATGGTGCTGGAGACCATCCGCCGCGCGAAAAAGCACCTGTACATCGAGAACCAGTACTTCAGTTCGGCTTCAGTGCGCGAGGCCCTTGTGGAGCGCCTGCGAGAAGACGACTGCCCTGAGATTCTCATAGTGCTTCCGAAAAAATCCGGCAGCTGGCTCGCGCGCAAGTCCATGGATGCATTACGCGCCAAAACTCTGAAGGACCTGTACGAAGCCGACGTCAACGGCAGGCTCCTGGTGTGCTATCCGGCGTGTCCCAATGGCAAATCGACCTATGTGCACGCCAAGCTGATGATTGCGGATGACGAGTTCGTCACCGTGGGGTCGGCGAACCTGGCGAACCGCTCCATGGGGTTGGATACGGAACTCAACATCGCCATCGAGGCTGGCAGTGCGGACAACGCTGCCCATATCCGGAAATGCATTGCCTCGTTTCGAGCTTCACTGCTCGGCGAGTTCCTGCACATGGACAGCCCTGATGTCCAGACATACTGGAACGAACACCCGTCGTTCAACCTCGTTGCCGGCTCCCTGGGGCGCGACGGATACAGCCTCCAGCCGGTCGAGTACGACGAGACCCTTGCTGCCTCACTTGAAAAGCTGAACGGCGAGGACCGTATCCTGGACCCGGAACGGCCCGTGTCCCTGAGCCGGATGCTCGATCTGTTTCTCGCCGAGGAGCGCCGTTCCGAATCCAGGGAACATCGCAAGCTCATCCTCAAGGCCGCAACCATGATACTGCTGGTGATTGCCGGCGTGGTGGTCTGGAAGTTCAGCGGGCTGGGCGACGATATTTCGGCCGAAAGTCTGGCCGGACTGGGCGGTGAACTTCACGACAAGGTCTGGGCGTTGCCCGTGCTGATAGGAATATACAGCATCGGCGGCGTGCTCATGGCGCCGATCACCGTGCTTATTGTCGCCACTGCACTCATATTTTCACCTTTTCTGGCAGCTGTTTACTCCATGGCTGGGTGTCTTGCGAACGCAGCTGTGACATATGGCCTGGGACTCATGCTTGGCAGCCGCTTCGTCCGCAAACTGGCCGGAAAGCGGATCAACGAGTTGAGCAGACGGCTCGCACACAGCGGCGTGCTGACCGTGGCGCTGGTGCGCAACCTTCCCATCGCGCCCTTCAGCGTAGTGAACATGGTGGCCGGAGCATCGCACATCCGCTTCTGGGATTACCTCCTGGGCACGTTCCTCGGCATGCTGCCCGGAGTGATTGCCCTCACTGTGTTCTCCGGCAGCATCATCAATGCGTTCCGTGAGCCCACCTGGTGGAGCGTGGCTGTGCCCGTAGCCGCTATCTCCGTGTTCGTTCTGTTCCTGCGGCTGCTGCGCAAGCGCTCCGGCGGACAGGAAGGGGGGGAATCGAACGGAGACCCAGAAGAGACAGAAGGCCGCAAGACATCGTGA
- a CDS encoding penicillin acylase family protein — MSARNHRFSTSLFSFAVLILLGLAGCSLLAPLPPASSLEERLAAFPAKDLPLEQPAIVRWNKHQIPYIEAATDDDAAFLLGMVHAHLRLAQLEVGKRLSQGRMSELGGPFLEDLDRALRAIDFGYASRDMFDAMNPTAKRWLSKFVDGINHYKKQLSPKDYPHELGVLAVKDEPWTPLDVLTMGRLASIDVNWISYYTLLSIDDPEQREDVRQYLVDVGLAGAVSFAGEGGIEATELLLSSAKPGSNSVAVSGNRTETGAALMANDPHLGMLLPNFWLIAGVECPSMHAVGFMPPGVPVFAIGRNENISWGGTNLRALSSDLVDVSSLPDTAFTVERSELSTRFWADQDFNLRRSPYGPVITDVDVIPSAGGRELALRWIGHRPSDEVGAMFAANRATNWEEFRNAFESFAVPAQNMLYADVEGNIGMVLAAHLPMRPDWHASQFILSPEQADEAWNTILNTLELPASYNPHEGYLASANNRPTQTLFQIGYFFPPDLRIRRLLELLEARDIHTVESLAALQRDVYSTESYDLAQRLMGMMNEGDFAETPRSMVLWNTIRSWDGTYEEDSLGAFAFESFLVEFAPRVSELADKILVFEELRGSAHLRGFLLRLMARMDEDAVRDTVAESLARAAEKGRDGTVWGDVHRLEIRHMLASVPVIGSRYVFGDYPVAGSQETVMKTAHSLSDERHRTTYGAQARHISDLADPDANFFVLLGGEDGWLNSENFMDQLPLWRNGEYIRMPLTEAGRNTEFTRALALRPAK, encoded by the coding sequence ATGTCTGCACGAAATCATCGATTCTCCACATCTCTGTTCTCGTTCGCTGTTCTCATTCTTTTGGGACTTGCCGGCTGCTCGCTTCTCGCCCCCCTTCCGCCAGCCTCCTCTCTCGAAGAACGCCTCGCGGCATTCCCTGCGAAGGATCTTCCCCTGGAGCAACCGGCCATAGTCCGCTGGAACAAGCACCAGATTCCGTACATCGAAGCCGCCACGGACGACGACGCGGCGTTTCTGCTGGGCATGGTCCATGCCCATCTCCGGCTCGCGCAACTCGAAGTGGGCAAGCGCCTTTCCCAGGGCCGGATGTCCGAGCTTGGCGGCCCGTTCCTGGAAGATCTGGACCGCGCCCTGCGCGCCATCGATTTCGGATATGCATCGCGGGACATGTTCGATGCCATGAACCCGACCGCAAAACGCTGGTTGTCCAAATTCGTAGACGGTATCAACCATTACAAGAAGCAGTTGAGCCCGAAGGACTACCCGCACGAATTGGGCGTGCTCGCCGTGAAGGACGAACCATGGACACCCCTCGACGTGCTCACCATGGGACGCCTGGCCTCCATAGACGTGAACTGGATATCCTACTACACCCTGCTTTCCATCGACGACCCTGAGCAGCGCGAAGACGTGCGGCAATATCTGGTGGATGTGGGCCTGGCCGGAGCGGTGAGCTTTGCCGGCGAAGGCGGCATTGAGGCGACCGAACTCCTGCTGTCCAGCGCCAAGCCGGGCTCCAACTCCGTGGCCGTATCCGGCAACCGCACCGAAACCGGGGCCGCTCTCATGGCAAACGACCCCCACCTGGGCATGCTGCTTCCGAACTTCTGGCTCATTGCCGGTGTCGAATGCCCCTCCATGCATGCCGTGGGATTCATGCCCCCGGGGGTGCCCGTCTTCGCTATCGGCCGCAACGAGAACATATCCTGGGGAGGCACCAATCTGCGCGCCCTGTCCAGCGATCTTGTGGATGTCTCCTCCCTGCCGGACACCGCCTTTACTGTGGAACGGAGCGAGCTGAGCACTCGATTCTGGGCGGACCAGGATTTCAACCTGCGCCGTTCGCCCTATGGCCCGGTGATTACTGACGTCGACGTAATCCCCTCTGCCGGAGGGCGTGAGCTGGCCCTGCGATGGATAGGCCACCGGCCGAGCGACGAAGTGGGTGCCATGTTCGCCGCCAATCGCGCGACCAACTGGGAGGAATTCAGGAACGCATTCGAGAGCTTCGCCGTGCCGGCGCAGAATATGCTGTATGCTGACGTGGAAGGAAACATCGGCATGGTGCTCGCCGCTCATCTCCCCATGCGCCCCGATTGGCACGCCTCCCAGTTCATCCTCTCGCCGGAGCAGGCCGACGAGGCCTGGAACACGATTCTGAACACACTGGAGCTACCCGCCTCCTACAATCCCCATGAAGGCTACCTGGCTTCCGCCAACAACCGCCCCACGCAAACCTTGTTCCAGATCGGCTACTTCTTCCCGCCGGACTTACGCATCCGTCGTCTCCTTGAGCTTCTGGAAGCAAGGGACATCCACACGGTGGAAAGCTTGGCTGCGCTGCAGCGGGACGTATACTCCACCGAATCATACGATCTGGCGCAACGTCTGATGGGGATGATGAATGAAGGCGATTTCGCCGAAACCCCGCGCTCCATGGTTCTCTGGAACACGATTCGGTCATGGGATGGGACCTACGAGGAGGACTCGCTCGGTGCGTTCGCCTTCGAATCTTTCCTCGTGGAGTTCGCGCCGCGTGTTTCCGAATTGGCCGACAAGATACTGGTGTTCGAGGAACTTCGGGGCTCGGCCCATCTCCGGGGATTTCTGCTGCGTCTCATGGCCCGGATGGATGAGGACGCGGTGCGCGACACCGTTGCCGAATCCCTGGCCAGAGCAGCGGAAAAGGGACGGGACGGCACTGTCTGGGGTGACGTCCATCGGCTTGAAATACGACACATGCTGGCCAGCGTGCCGGTTATCGGTTCGCGTTACGTGTTCGGCGACTATCCTGTGGCTGGCTCCCAGGAAACCGTCATGAAAACTGCCCACTCGCTTTCCGACGAACGCCACCGCACTACTTACGGAGCTCAGGCACGGCACATTTCGGATCTCGCGGACCCGGACGCAAACTTCTTCGTTCTTCTGGGGGGAGAAGACGGTTGGCTGAACAGTGAAAACTTCATGGATCAACTGCCGCTCTGGCGCAACGGCGAGTACATCCGCATGCCGCTCACCGAGGCAGGCCGAAATACCGAGTTCACACGCGCCCTGGCACTGCGGCCTGCCAAATAA
- a CDS encoding Gfo/Idh/MocA family protein gives MAGDAKVRWGIVGTSGFARHTFGPAIVGSRRGELYGCVGSDISRARDFAARLGAVKVHQSVDDMAEDPEIEAVWIASPNHMHKEHALAMLSEGKHVLCEKPMAVTPEDCEEMVDAAEDNGVLLSVGYHMRHHPELRRLQERFAARHFGPPVEARARMFHAYPAPPPTWRAKKATSGGWAINDIGTHLIDLLRWFLGEAETVRGELATKRFHVEADDHAVVMARFDSGGLGLMECSTGAPGPGFLLEVYGTEGFAVAKDVMFGQGGSMMLMESGWPGVEKNEVEEINLYEAQVDHFCAALRGEEELRVTGEDGLRNVEIISSARGW, from the coding sequence ATGGCTGGAGACGCAAAAGTACGATGGGGCATCGTGGGAACCTCCGGTTTCGCTCGCCATACCTTCGGCCCGGCGATCGTCGGTTCACGGCGCGGCGAGTTGTACGGCTGCGTCGGCAGCGACATTTCCCGCGCCAGAGACTTTGCGGCACGGCTCGGCGCGGTCAAGGTCCATCAGTCTGTGGACGACATGGCGGAGGATCCGGAAATCGAGGCTGTATGGATCGCCAGTCCCAACCACATGCACAAGGAACATGCCCTGGCTATGCTGTCCGAGGGCAAGCATGTGCTCTGTGAAAAGCCCATGGCCGTTACGCCCGAGGACTGCGAGGAGATGGTGGACGCGGCCGAGGACAATGGCGTGCTCCTCTCCGTGGGCTACCACATGCGCCACCATCCGGAACTGCGCCGATTGCAGGAGCGTTTCGCCGCGCGTCATTTCGGGCCGCCGGTGGAAGCGCGGGCGCGGATGTTCCATGCCTATCCGGCGCCGCCCCCCACATGGAGGGCCAAGAAAGCGACCTCGGGAGGCTGGGCCATCAATGATATCGGCACCCACCTCATCGACCTGCTGCGTTGGTTCCTGGGCGAGGCGGAGACAGTCCGCGGCGAGCTGGCCACAAAGCGTTTCCATGTGGAAGCTGACGACCACGCGGTAGTCATGGCGCGTTTCGACTCCGGCGGCCTGGGGCTCATGGAGTGCTCCACAGGCGCTCCCGGACCGGGGTTTTTGCTCGAAGTGTACGGCACCGAAGGCTTTGCCGTGGCAAAGGATGTGATGTTCGGCCAGGGAGGCTCCATGATGCTGATGGAATCCGGCTGGCCCGGGGTGGAGAAAAACGAGGTGGAGGAGATCAACCTCTACGAGGCGCAGGTGGACCACTTCTGCGCTGCCTTGCGCGGCGAGGAAGAACTCCGCGTGACCGGCGAGGACGGGCTGCGCAACGTGGAAATTATTTCCAGCGCTCGCGGCTGGTGA
- a CDS encoding PAS domain S-box protein, which translates to MPFSVIRHSLILKMLLSGGLVLLLCVALWIGFNVLFFKENVLRNVKSDIAMLSDTILLGLHYAMMLDSENDIKEIINNIGKQEDIESIRIYNKQGRIVFSNIKNEVNNVVDMRSPSCWTCHKFDPPPDAMTLDERSRMRQVNGNQLVGIMTPIPNEEGCIGGPCHVHSEDERLLGLLDIEVSTKAKSAMIVDFERNNLIISIMVFLATFAALFIYSYRAIFMPIRRLIRATRNMGAGSSFSEIRMNQADEIGMLADAFNKMGRTVSEKHRELVEQREEYRDLFQNVPCLVSVVDRDFRVIRHNKAYRDHFGHSRGKHCYQMNKGRLERCEVCPVDRTFLDGLPHTSEETGRSKDGHIIHWIVYTSPIRNKDGEITAAMEMMIDITRRKELEEKLAASEERYQAIFESTPNALFVLDADTLDILNCNDSASASYGYSSEELIGRSFLALFREEERDDWRDILKTRREVDQCSHMTRDGRTIYVSIRISPAEFQNQKVLVASCADVTKKLEAEQQLIQASKMTTLGEMATGVAHELNQPLAILKTISSLLSRRISRKQEMDEKMLAEIAEGVNTHVDRASKIIEHMREFGRKSDLKTMPVNMNNVLQRAFDFFSQQLNVRNIRVEWRLQEDLPLVMAESNRLEQVIINLLINARDAIEERWKQENPIGLERRITIVTTATDKDVVVKVCDTGSGIPETIRTKLFEPFFTTKDVGKGTGLGLSISYGIIQDYGGAIEAVPTNGEGACFVITLPIAPGIEESNH; encoded by the coding sequence ATCAACAACATCGGCAAGCAGGAGGATATCGAGAGCATACGCATCTACAACAAGCAGGGCCGCATTGTGTTCTCCAACATCAAGAATGAGGTGAACAACGTGGTGGACATGCGGTCTCCTTCCTGCTGGACCTGCCACAAGTTCGATCCGCCGCCGGATGCGATGACACTGGACGAGCGCAGTCGAATGCGCCAGGTCAACGGCAACCAGCTCGTGGGCATCATGACGCCCATCCCCAACGAGGAGGGATGCATCGGCGGTCCGTGCCACGTGCATTCCGAGGATGAACGCCTGCTCGGCCTGCTGGACATCGAGGTAAGCACCAAGGCCAAGAGCGCCATGATCGTTGATTTCGAGCGAAACAACCTGATCATCTCCATCATGGTGTTCCTCGCAACGTTCGCGGCGTTGTTCATCTACTCCTATCGTGCCATTTTCATGCCCATCCGGCGGCTCATCCGGGCCACCCGCAACATGGGGGCAGGAAGCTCATTCTCCGAAATCAGGATGAATCAGGCGGACGAGATCGGCATGCTCGCCGACGCCTTCAACAAGATGGGCCGCACGGTGAGCGAGAAGCACAGGGAACTGGTGGAACAAAGGGAGGAGTACCGGGACCTCTTCCAGAACGTGCCGTGCCTCGTGAGCGTTGTGGACAGGGATTTCCGCGTCATCCGTCACAACAAGGCCTACCGCGACCACTTCGGCCATTCCCGCGGCAAGCATTGCTACCAGATGAACAAGGGAAGGCTGGAGCGCTGCGAGGTCTGCCCCGTGGACAGGACGTTCCTGGACGGCCTGCCGCACACCAGCGAGGAAACGGGTCGGTCCAAGGACGGACATATCATCCACTGGATCGTCTACACATCGCCCATCCGCAACAAGGACGGCGAAATAACTGCGGCCATGGAGATGATGATCGACATCACCCGCCGCAAGGAACTCGAAGAGAAACTGGCGGCATCCGAGGAGCGCTACCAGGCCATCTTCGAATCCACGCCCAACGCGCTCTTCGTGCTCGACGCCGACACGCTGGACATTCTCAACTGCAACGACTCTGCGAGCGCCAGCTACGGCTATTCGTCCGAAGAGCTGATCGGCCGGTCCTTTCTTGCATTGTTCCGCGAGGAGGAGCGCGATGACTGGCGGGACATCCTCAAGACCCGGCGCGAGGTGGACCAGTGTTCCCACATGACCCGGGACGGGCGGACCATCTATGTGTCTATCCGCATCTCGCCGGCCGAATTTCAGAATCAGAAGGTGCTCGTCGCTTCCTGCGCCGACGTGACCAAGAAGCTGGAAGCCGAGCAACAGCTCATCCAGGCCAGCAAGATGACCACGCTGGGGGAGATGGCCACCGGCGTGGCGCACGAACTCAACCAGCCCCTGGCTATTCTCAAGACCATCAGCAGCCTTTTGTCGCGCCGCATCAGCCGCAAGCAGGAGATGGACGAGAAAATGCTCGCGGAGATCGCCGAGGGCGTGAACACCCATGTGGACCGCGCCAGCAAAATCATCGAACACATGCGCGAGTTCGGTCGCAAGTCCGATCTCAAGACCATGCCGGTCAACATGAACAACGTACTGCAACGCGCATTCGATTTTTTCAGCCAGCAGCTCAACGTCCGCAACATCCGGGTCGAGTGGAGGCTCCAGGAAGACTTGCCCCTTGTCATGGCGGAGTCCAATCGACTGGAGCAGGTCATCATCAACCTGCTCATCAATGCCCGCGACGCCATCGAGGAACGCTGGAAACAGGAGAATCCGATAGGTCTGGAGCGGCGCATCACCATTGTCACTACGGCCACGGACAAGGATGTGGTGGTCAAGGTCTGCGATACGGGCAGCGGCATTCCGGAGACCATTCGCACCAAGCTCTTCGAGCCGTTTTTTACCACCAAGGACGTGGGCAAAGGCACCGGTCTGGGCCTGTCCATTTCCTATGGCATCATCCAGGACTATGGGGGAGCCATCGAGGCTGTGCCCACGAACGGCGAGGGGGCCTGCTTCGTCATCACCTTGCCCATCGCGCCAGGAATCGAGGAATCCAACCACTAG